In Lineus longissimus chromosome 13, tnLinLong1.2, whole genome shotgun sequence, one genomic interval encodes:
- the LOC135497672 gene encoding piggyBac transposable element-derived protein 4-like, whose product MASLDTPFFRDVMDYDRFVLLNKFLHFADNTKAGDDDTIPRKLYKLWPILQHMKRRFPDVYQPERDVAIDESLMLWKRRLGWEQYIPSKRARFGIKSFEICKSSSAYILDFFVYIGEGTVYDPRLDEDLPMGSKVILTLGRQFFNKGYCINMDNFFSSPGLYDELCARSTDAVGTIRPNHKGLPKDFLKQKLRKGEIKAAYSEKLMLLKWRDKKDVHMLSTIHDARTRQVARADPNKPPVMKPQVCCDYNDTMGGVDLSDAFFSAYPSSRKRLKKYYIKQFRHILDMAVLNAHILFKKMGGTSPRLSFILSLVDRLVGKYKVQQREKRAGRPSHSDTPLRLTERHFLTRTPPTPKEEYPQRKCHVCLSKGTRRDTRYMCNKCDKALCITPCFEIYLTSLSCAELCRTDIVPPIPLDHVSHPPVKFIAQRDVEESSMYTLLSQKGDKL is encoded by the coding sequence ATGGCTTCCCTGGATACACCCTTCTTCCGTGATGTAATGGACTATGACCGGTTCGTCCTCTTGAACAAGTTTTTGCATTTCGCAGACAACACCAAAGCAGGAGACGATGATACAATTCCCCGTAAGCTGTACAAATTGTGGCCAATACTCCAGCACATGAAGAGAAGATTCCCAGATGTTTATCAGCCAGAGAGGGACGTAGCTATCGACGAGTCCCTTATGCTGTGGAAGCGAAGACTGGGGTGGGAACAGTACATCCCTTCCAAACGTGCACGCTTTGGGATAAAGTCGTTCGAGATATGCAAGTCCAGCTCAGCCTACATCTTGGACTTCTTTGTTTACATAGGGGAGGGTACGGTGTATGATCCAAGGCTTGATGAGGACCTACCAATGGGTTCAAAAGTAATCCTGACACTTGGTCGGCAGTTCTTCAACAAAGGTTACTGTATCAATATGGAcaacttttttagctcacctggtcTTTATGATGAACTTTGTGCAAGAAGCACTGATGCTGTTGGAACCATCAGGCCTAACCACAAAGGTCTACCCAAAGACTTTCTGAAGCAGAAACTTCGTAAGGGAGAGATCAAAGCTGCGTATAGTGAGAAGCTGATGCTTCTGAAGTGGAGAGATAAGAAGGACGTCCACATGCTCAGCACCATCCATGATGCCAGAACCAGGCAAGTAGCAAGAGCAGATCCAAATAAGCCACCAGTAATGAAACCACAAGTGTGCTGCGATTACAATGATACCATGGGTGGTGTTGACCTGAGTGACGCCTTCTTTTCTGCCTACCCAAGTTCCAGGAAAAGGTTGAAAAAGTATTATATCAAGCAGTTCCGTCATATCCTGGATATGGCTGTACTGAATGCCCATATCTTGTTCAAGAAGATGGGAGGAACCAGTCCAAGACTAAGCTTCATTCTTTCACTGGTGGATAGGTTAGTTGGGAAGTACAAGGTACAACAGAGAGAGAAGAGGGCGGGGCGTCCGTCCCATAGTGACACTCCGTTGCGCCTCACTGAGCGTCACTTCCTTACCCGCACCCCCCCAACACCCAAGGAGGAGTACCCTCAAAGGAAATGTCATGTCTGCTTATCAAAAGGCACCAGGAGAGACACACGTTACATGTGTAACAAGTGTGACAAGGCTTTGTGCATTACTCCATGCTTTGAAATCTACCTAACCTCGCTAAGTTGTGCCGAGTTGTGCAGGACTGATATAGTTCCTCCCATCCCCCTGGATCATGTCTCTCACCCCCCAGTAAAATTTATTGCACAAAGAGATGTAGAAGAAAGTAGTATGTACACTCTTCTGTCCCAAAAAGGAGacaaattgtaa